A window of the Malaclemys terrapin pileata isolate rMalTer1 chromosome 6, rMalTer1.hap1, whole genome shotgun sequence genome harbors these coding sequences:
- the C6H18orf54 gene encoding lung adenoma susceptibility protein 2 isoform X1, with translation MACSFEKDSIYSPESTVSSLLASCSLNSSNSNGSIQYKDKVYNSASQALEAYIEDFDQSLMSSEVSTGKICIGQSTPKDKSAKFASVQKYALEDFNQQVKLNSIASPFIRQTVCDPDLISLTTDDLLAFPADGSLPFIHKSPSGSGLQSGKWIRKSLKKPAFYPYQTSSFDVEKDFDFQDNGNAVDNRNHYRDVDKEKHNVYKSHKYNSIFSKENAGDCLFQQHSESISVKNYPRWLTSHKSDLNVSGISSIPDFKYPIWLKSHNLLCDSANQSFIQTLNMQDEFSSSQMCESMEKKHIVNKLDCNSFEQNSYLEPTGDSEVTGNCRYVRPSTDFQPGNVLSRQSKQPFRDDQIELLILKAKRTLESSVENLSSSQKNDGSPCTVDILEAERSWENVPVAFKPPVPVHCEEDENSLQSPKANIVNEFLEDCLNNDNQENTFSGGNHHGPVEALKLMLFNLQAVHESFNKNKTAEQNDEFKKLSEEAVSELKQCDNVVIPITKSLRRALHHLSRLKGLVDDTSGKQDQKDYHQEDGKGKNQQIRNTLLEAEQSI, from the exons ATGGCATGCTCGTTTGAAAAAGACAGCATTTACTCGCCTGAATCTACTGTGTCTTCTCTCCTAGCAAGCTGCAGCCTTAACAGTAGTAACTCAAACGGCTCAATTCAATACAAAGACAAGGTATACAACTCTGCATCTCAGGCTTTGGAGGCTTATATTGAAGATTTTGACCAAAGTCTTATGTCTTCAGAAGTAAGCACTGGAAAAATCTGCATAGGTCAGAGTACTCCTAAAGATAAGTCAGCAAAGTTTGCTTCTGTACAAAAATACG CTTTGGAGGACTTTAACCAGCAAGTAAAACTCAACTCCATTGCCTCACCTTTTATAAGACAAACTGTTTGTGACCCAGACTTGATTAGTCTCACCACAGATGATCTACTAGCATTTCCAGCAGATGGATCACTGCCTTTTATCCACAAGAGTCCTTCTGGGTCAGGGCTTCAAAGTGGCAAGTGGATTAGGAAGTCACTGAAAAAACCTGCCTTCTATCCTTATCAGACTTCTTCATTTGATGTTGAAAAAGACTTTGATTTCCAAGACAATGGCAACGCTGTGGATAATCGAAATCATTACAGAGACGTTGACAAAGAGAAACACAATGTGTATAAATCTCACAAATACAATTCtatattttctaaagaaaatgcaGGGGATTGCCTTTTTCAACAACACTCTGAGTCCATTTCTGTCAAGAATTATCCAAGGTGGCTTACTAGCCATAAGTCTGACTTGAATGTGTCGGGGATAAGTAGTATTCCTGATTTCAAGTACCCAATCTGGCTAAAGAGTCATAACCTTTTATGTGATTCAGCTAATCAAAGTTTTATTCAAACATTGAACATGCAAGATGAATTTTCCTCTTCACAAATGTGTGAGAGtatggaaaaaaaacacattgtGAATAAATTAGACTGCAATTCTTTTGAACAAAATAGTTATCTGGAGCCTACAGGTGACAGTGAAGTAACAGGAAATTGCCGATATGTCAGACCAAGTACAGACTTCCAACCTGGCAATGTTCTCTCAAGACAGTCCAAACAGCCATTCAGAG atgACCAGATTGAGTTGCTTATCTTGAAGGCAAAGAGAACTCTAGAGTCTTCTGTTGAGAATTTGTCAAGTTCTCAGAAAAATGATGGCAGCCCCTGTACAGTAGATATACTGGAAGCAGAAAGATCCTGGGAAAATGTTCCAGTTGCTTT CAAACCTCCAGTGCCTGTACACTGTGAGGAGGATGAGAACTCTCTACAATCTCCCAAGGCTAACATTGTAAATGAATTCCTTGAAGACTGTTTAAATAATGACAATCAG GAAAATACATTTTCTGGAGGTAACCACCATGGGCCAGTTGAAGCTTTAAAGCTAATGTTGTTCAACCTACAAGCAGTTCATGAAAGCTTTAACAAGAATAAAACTGCTGAACAAAATGATGAATTTAAAAAA CTTTCAGAAGAAGCAGTTTCTGAATTAAAGCAATGTGACAATGTCGTGATCCCTATTACCAAGTCCCTTCGAAG ggCTTTACACCATTTGTCCCGGCTCAAAGGCCTAGTTGATGATACCAGTGGCAAGCAAGATCAGAAAGATTATCATCAAGAAGATGGAAAGGGAAAAAATCAACAAATAAGAAATACCTTGTTGGAAGCTGAGCAGTctatataa
- the C6H18orf54 gene encoding lung adenoma susceptibility protein 2 isoform X2, producing the protein MACSFEKDSIYSPESTVSSLLASCSLNSSNSNGSIQYKDKVYNSASQALEAYIEDFDQSLMSSEVSTGKICIGQSTPKDKSAKFASVQKYALEDFNQQVKLNSIASPFIRQTVCDPDLISLTTDDLLAFPADGSLPFIHKSPSGSGLQSGKWIRKSLKKPAFYPYQTSSFDVEKDFDFQDNGNAVDNRNHYRDVDKEKHNVYKSHKYNSIFSKENAGDCLFQQHSESISVKNYPRWLTSHKSDLNVSGISSIPDFKYPIWLKSHNLLCDSANQSFIQTLNMQDEFSSSQMCESMEKKHIVNKLDCNSFEQNSYLEPTGDSEVTGNCRYVRPSTDFQPGNVLSRQSKQPFRDDQIELLILKAKRTLESSVENLSSSQKNDGSPCTVDILEAERSWENVPVAFKPPVPVHCEEDENSLQSPKANIVNEFLEDCLNNDNQLSEEAVSELKQCDNVVIPITKSLRRALHHLSRLKGLVDDTSGKQDQKDYHQEDGKGKNQQIRNTLLEAEQSI; encoded by the exons ATGGCATGCTCGTTTGAAAAAGACAGCATTTACTCGCCTGAATCTACTGTGTCTTCTCTCCTAGCAAGCTGCAGCCTTAACAGTAGTAACTCAAACGGCTCAATTCAATACAAAGACAAGGTATACAACTCTGCATCTCAGGCTTTGGAGGCTTATATTGAAGATTTTGACCAAAGTCTTATGTCTTCAGAAGTAAGCACTGGAAAAATCTGCATAGGTCAGAGTACTCCTAAAGATAAGTCAGCAAAGTTTGCTTCTGTACAAAAATACG CTTTGGAGGACTTTAACCAGCAAGTAAAACTCAACTCCATTGCCTCACCTTTTATAAGACAAACTGTTTGTGACCCAGACTTGATTAGTCTCACCACAGATGATCTACTAGCATTTCCAGCAGATGGATCACTGCCTTTTATCCACAAGAGTCCTTCTGGGTCAGGGCTTCAAAGTGGCAAGTGGATTAGGAAGTCACTGAAAAAACCTGCCTTCTATCCTTATCAGACTTCTTCATTTGATGTTGAAAAAGACTTTGATTTCCAAGACAATGGCAACGCTGTGGATAATCGAAATCATTACAGAGACGTTGACAAAGAGAAACACAATGTGTATAAATCTCACAAATACAATTCtatattttctaaagaaaatgcaGGGGATTGCCTTTTTCAACAACACTCTGAGTCCATTTCTGTCAAGAATTATCCAAGGTGGCTTACTAGCCATAAGTCTGACTTGAATGTGTCGGGGATAAGTAGTATTCCTGATTTCAAGTACCCAATCTGGCTAAAGAGTCATAACCTTTTATGTGATTCAGCTAATCAAAGTTTTATTCAAACATTGAACATGCAAGATGAATTTTCCTCTTCACAAATGTGTGAGAGtatggaaaaaaaacacattgtGAATAAATTAGACTGCAATTCTTTTGAACAAAATAGTTATCTGGAGCCTACAGGTGACAGTGAAGTAACAGGAAATTGCCGATATGTCAGACCAAGTACAGACTTCCAACCTGGCAATGTTCTCTCAAGACAGTCCAAACAGCCATTCAGAG atgACCAGATTGAGTTGCTTATCTTGAAGGCAAAGAGAACTCTAGAGTCTTCTGTTGAGAATTTGTCAAGTTCTCAGAAAAATGATGGCAGCCCCTGTACAGTAGATATACTGGAAGCAGAAAGATCCTGGGAAAATGTTCCAGTTGCTTT CAAACCTCCAGTGCCTGTACACTGTGAGGAGGATGAGAACTCTCTACAATCTCCCAAGGCTAACATTGTAAATGAATTCCTTGAAGACTGTTTAAATAATGACAATCAG CTTTCAGAAGAAGCAGTTTCTGAATTAAAGCAATGTGACAATGTCGTGATCCCTATTACCAAGTCCCTTCGAAG ggCTTTACACCATTTGTCCCGGCTCAAAGGCCTAGTTGATGATACCAGTGGCAAGCAAGATCAGAAAGATTATCATCAAGAAGATGGAAAGGGAAAAAATCAACAAATAAGAAATACCTTGTTGGAAGCTGAGCAGTctatataa
- the C6H18orf54 gene encoding lung adenoma susceptibility protein 2 isoform X3 has protein sequence MACSFEKDSIYSPESTVSSLLASCSLNSSNSNGSIQYKDKVYNSASQALEAYIEDFDQSLMSSEVSTGKICIGQSTPKDKSAKFASVQKYALEDFNQQVKLNSIASPFIRQTVCDPDLISLTTDDLLAFPADGSLPFIHKSPSGSGLQSGKWIRKSLKKPAFYPYQTSSFDVEKDFDFQDNGNAVDNRNHYRDVDKEKHNVYKSHKYNSIFSKENAGDCLFQQHSESISVKNYPRWLTSHKSDLNVSGISSIPDFKYPIWLKSHNLLCDSANQSFIQTLNMQDEFSSSQMCESMEKKHIVNKLDCNSFEQNSYLEPTGDSEVTGNCRYVRPSTDFQPGNVLSRQSKQPFRDDQIELLILKAKRTLESSVENLSSSQKNDGSPCTVDILEAERSWENVPVAFKPPVPVHCEEDENSLQSPKANIVNEFLEDCLNNDNQENTFSGGNHHGPVEALKLMLFNLQAVHESFNKNKTAEQNDEFKKLSEEAVSELKQCDNVVIPITKSLRSYK, from the exons ATGGCATGCTCGTTTGAAAAAGACAGCATTTACTCGCCTGAATCTACTGTGTCTTCTCTCCTAGCAAGCTGCAGCCTTAACAGTAGTAACTCAAACGGCTCAATTCAATACAAAGACAAGGTATACAACTCTGCATCTCAGGCTTTGGAGGCTTATATTGAAGATTTTGACCAAAGTCTTATGTCTTCAGAAGTAAGCACTGGAAAAATCTGCATAGGTCAGAGTACTCCTAAAGATAAGTCAGCAAAGTTTGCTTCTGTACAAAAATACG CTTTGGAGGACTTTAACCAGCAAGTAAAACTCAACTCCATTGCCTCACCTTTTATAAGACAAACTGTTTGTGACCCAGACTTGATTAGTCTCACCACAGATGATCTACTAGCATTTCCAGCAGATGGATCACTGCCTTTTATCCACAAGAGTCCTTCTGGGTCAGGGCTTCAAAGTGGCAAGTGGATTAGGAAGTCACTGAAAAAACCTGCCTTCTATCCTTATCAGACTTCTTCATTTGATGTTGAAAAAGACTTTGATTTCCAAGACAATGGCAACGCTGTGGATAATCGAAATCATTACAGAGACGTTGACAAAGAGAAACACAATGTGTATAAATCTCACAAATACAATTCtatattttctaaagaaaatgcaGGGGATTGCCTTTTTCAACAACACTCTGAGTCCATTTCTGTCAAGAATTATCCAAGGTGGCTTACTAGCCATAAGTCTGACTTGAATGTGTCGGGGATAAGTAGTATTCCTGATTTCAAGTACCCAATCTGGCTAAAGAGTCATAACCTTTTATGTGATTCAGCTAATCAAAGTTTTATTCAAACATTGAACATGCAAGATGAATTTTCCTCTTCACAAATGTGTGAGAGtatggaaaaaaaacacattgtGAATAAATTAGACTGCAATTCTTTTGAACAAAATAGTTATCTGGAGCCTACAGGTGACAGTGAAGTAACAGGAAATTGCCGATATGTCAGACCAAGTACAGACTTCCAACCTGGCAATGTTCTCTCAAGACAGTCCAAACAGCCATTCAGAG atgACCAGATTGAGTTGCTTATCTTGAAGGCAAAGAGAACTCTAGAGTCTTCTGTTGAGAATTTGTCAAGTTCTCAGAAAAATGATGGCAGCCCCTGTACAGTAGATATACTGGAAGCAGAAAGATCCTGGGAAAATGTTCCAGTTGCTTT CAAACCTCCAGTGCCTGTACACTGTGAGGAGGATGAGAACTCTCTACAATCTCCCAAGGCTAACATTGTAAATGAATTCCTTGAAGACTGTTTAAATAATGACAATCAG GAAAATACATTTTCTGGAGGTAACCACCATGGGCCAGTTGAAGCTTTAAAGCTAATGTTGTTCAACCTACAAGCAGTTCATGAAAGCTTTAACAAGAATAAAACTGCTGAACAAAATGATGAATTTAAAAAA CTTTCAGAAGAAGCAGTTTCTGAATTAAAGCAATGTGACAATGTCGTGATCCCTATTACCAAGTCCCTTCGAAG ttataaataG
- the C6H18orf54 gene encoding lung adenoma susceptibility protein 2 isoform X4: protein MACSFEKDSIYSPESTVSSLLASCSLNSSNSNGSIQYKDKVYNSASQALEAYIEDFDQSLMSSEVSTGKICIGQSTPKDKSAKFASVQKYALEDFNQQVKLNSIASPFIRQTVCDPDLISLTTDDLLAFPADGSLPFIHKSPSGSGLQSGKWIRKSLKKPAFYPYQTSSFDVEKDFDFQDNGNAVDNRNHYRDVDKEKHNVYKSHKYNSIFSKENAGDCLFQQHSESISVKNYPRWLTSHKSDLNVSGISSIPDFKYPIWLKSHNLLCDSANQSFIQTLNMQDEFSSSQMCESMEKKHIVNKLDCNSFEQNSYLEPTGDSEVTGNCRYVRPSTDFQPGNVLSRQSKQPFRDDQIELLILKAKRTLESSVENLSSSQKNDGSPCTVDILEAERSWENVPVAFKPPVPVHCEEDENSLQSPKANIVNEFLEDCLNNDNQNGPTRSDQRSI, encoded by the exons ATGGCATGCTCGTTTGAAAAAGACAGCATTTACTCGCCTGAATCTACTGTGTCTTCTCTCCTAGCAAGCTGCAGCCTTAACAGTAGTAACTCAAACGGCTCAATTCAATACAAAGACAAGGTATACAACTCTGCATCTCAGGCTTTGGAGGCTTATATTGAAGATTTTGACCAAAGTCTTATGTCTTCAGAAGTAAGCACTGGAAAAATCTGCATAGGTCAGAGTACTCCTAAAGATAAGTCAGCAAAGTTTGCTTCTGTACAAAAATACG CTTTGGAGGACTTTAACCAGCAAGTAAAACTCAACTCCATTGCCTCACCTTTTATAAGACAAACTGTTTGTGACCCAGACTTGATTAGTCTCACCACAGATGATCTACTAGCATTTCCAGCAGATGGATCACTGCCTTTTATCCACAAGAGTCCTTCTGGGTCAGGGCTTCAAAGTGGCAAGTGGATTAGGAAGTCACTGAAAAAACCTGCCTTCTATCCTTATCAGACTTCTTCATTTGATGTTGAAAAAGACTTTGATTTCCAAGACAATGGCAACGCTGTGGATAATCGAAATCATTACAGAGACGTTGACAAAGAGAAACACAATGTGTATAAATCTCACAAATACAATTCtatattttctaaagaaaatgcaGGGGATTGCCTTTTTCAACAACACTCTGAGTCCATTTCTGTCAAGAATTATCCAAGGTGGCTTACTAGCCATAAGTCTGACTTGAATGTGTCGGGGATAAGTAGTATTCCTGATTTCAAGTACCCAATCTGGCTAAAGAGTCATAACCTTTTATGTGATTCAGCTAATCAAAGTTTTATTCAAACATTGAACATGCAAGATGAATTTTCCTCTTCACAAATGTGTGAGAGtatggaaaaaaaacacattgtGAATAAATTAGACTGCAATTCTTTTGAACAAAATAGTTATCTGGAGCCTACAGGTGACAGTGAAGTAACAGGAAATTGCCGATATGTCAGACCAAGTACAGACTTCCAACCTGGCAATGTTCTCTCAAGACAGTCCAAACAGCCATTCAGAG atgACCAGATTGAGTTGCTTATCTTGAAGGCAAAGAGAACTCTAGAGTCTTCTGTTGAGAATTTGTCAAGTTCTCAGAAAAATGATGGCAGCCCCTGTACAGTAGATATACTGGAAGCAGAAAGATCCTGGGAAAATGTTCCAGTTGCTTT CAAACCTCCAGTGCCTGTACACTGTGAGGAGGATGAGAACTCTCTACAATCTCCCAAGGCTAACATTGTAAATGAATTCCTTGAAGACTGTTTAAATAATGACAATCAG aatggccctactaggtcagaccaaaggtccatctag
- the POLI gene encoding DNA polymerase iota isoform X3 encodes MELPEEEEEEEEELDWLCPEPGGPWNHAAPGRDSATTLGAQSGHDKTVPSGNTAHRVIVHTDLDCFYAQVEMIHNPELRDKPLGVQQKYLVVTCNYEARRLGLQKCMSVKDAKEKCPELVLVNGEDLTRYREMSYKVTELLEEFSPLVERLGFDENFVDITELVEKRLAQLQRDGCSKVSVSGHVYNNQTVNLHDIMHIRLVIGSQIAAEMREAMYNRLGLTGCAGVASNKLLSKLVSGTFKPNQQTVLLPESCQDLVGSLDHIRKVPGIGYKTTKRLELLGLSSVRDLQTFSPVILEKELGVSIAQHIQKLSYGEDDSPVTSSGPPQSLSDEDSFKKCSSEVEVKRKIEELLANLLDRISKDGRKPHTIRLTIRKFSSTNKWFSRESRQCPIPPHVIQKFGTENGRCSTRPGELLQFCTRWKN; translated from the exons ATGGAGCtccccgaggaggaggaggaggaggaggaggaactggaTTGGCTTTGCCCGGAGCCTGGCGGTCCTTGGAACCATGCGGCGCCCGGGAGAGACTCCGCCACCACGCTCGGAGCACAAT CAGGTCATGACAAGACTGTGCCATCAGGAAATACAGCGCACAGGGTAATTGTGCATACTGACCTGGACTGCTTTTATGCACAAGTAGAAATGATCCATAATCCTGAATTAAGAGACAAACCTTTAG GTGTTCAGCAGAAATACTTGGTTGTTACCTGTAACTATGAAGCCAGGAGACTTGGACTTCAGAAATGTATGTCTGTCAAAGATGCTAAAGAAAAATGCCCAGAGCTAGTGCTAGTTAATGGAGAGGACTTGACACGATACAGAGAAATGTCATACAAGGTTACAG AGCTATTGGAAGAATTTAGTCCACTGGTAGAAAGACTTGGATTTGATGAAAATTTTGTGGATATCACAGAGTTGGTAGAAAAGAGACTAGCACAGCTGCAAAGAGATGGCTGTTCCAAAGTGTCTGTGTCTGGTCATGTGTATAATAATCAAA CTGTCAATTTACATGATATTATGCATATTAGACTTGTCATTGGATCTCAGATTGCAGCAGAGATGAGGGAAGCCATGTACAATAGATTGGGTCTTACAGGCTGTGCAGGAGTGGCCTCTAACAAGTTACTATCTAAATTAGTATCTGGCACCTTCAAACCAAATCAACAAACAGTTCTTCTACCTGAAAGCTGTCAGGACCTAGTAGGCAGCCTTGATCACATCAGAAAAGTGCCTG GGATTGGCTATAAAACTACCAAGCGCCTAGAGTTGCTGGGTCTCAGCAGTGTGCGTGATCTCCAGACCTTTTCACCTGTAATACTAGAAAAGGAACTAGGAGTTTCAATTGCTCAGCACATTCAAAAGCTCAGCTATGGAGAGGATGACTCCCCTGTGACCTCCTCAGGACCTCCTCAG TCCCTTAGTGATgaagattcttttaaaaaatgttcatcaGAAGTGGAAGTTAAAAGGAAAATTGAAGAACTACTTGCTAACCTTTTAGACAG AATATCCAAAGATGGAAGAAAGCCACATACAATAAGATTAACCATCCGTAAATTTTCATCAACTAATAAATGGTTTAGTCGGGAGAGTCGTCAGTGTCCTATTCCCCCTCATGTCATTCAGAAATTTGGGACAG